DNA from Magnetospirillum sp.:
CGGGCCACTCGGCCAGGGGCTTGCCAACGCGGTCGGCATGGCGCTCGCCGAACGGCTGCTTGCCGCCCGCTTCGGCGATGCGGCGGTCGACCACTACACCTACGTGATCGCCGGCGACGGCTGCCTCATGGAAGGGATCAGCCACGAAGCGATCTCGCTCGCGGGCCATCTGCGCTTGGCGAAACTCATCGTGCTGTTCGACGACAATTCGATCTCGATCGACGGGCCGACGGATTTGACCGTGTCCGACGATCAGGTCGCGCGCTTCAAAGCCTCGGGCTGGAACGCGGTTGCGATCGACGGCCACGATCCGGCCGCCATCGATGCGGCCATCGCGGCCGCGAAGACCAGCGACCGCCCGACGATGATTGCTTGCAAAACCACGATCGGCTACGGCGCACCCACCAAAGCAGGCACCGCCGGCAGCCATGGCGCACCTTTGGGTGCGGGCGAAATCGCAGGGGCCCGCGCGCGCCTCGGCTGGTCGCATGCGCCGTTCGAAATCCCGGCCGACATTCTGGCCGAATGGCGTGCTGCGGGCGAAGCGGGTGCGCCCAAGCGCGCCGCCTGGGAACGTCGCGTCGCCAAGCTCGAGCCGGAGAAGAAGGCCGAGTTCCGCCGCACGATGGACGGCAAATTGCCCAAGGGCTGGCTCGAGGCGTGTGCCGCGTTCAAGGAAAAGCTTTCGGCCGACAAGCCCAACATCGCCACGCGCGTGGCCTCGCAGAACGCGCTCGATCTCTTGACCGGGATCGTGCCCGAACTCGTCGGCGGCTCGGCCGATTTGACGGGCTCCAACAACACCAAAGCCAAGGCTCAAGCGGCCGTGACGGCCGCCAATTTCGCCGGCGGCTACATCCATTACGGGGTGCGCGAACACGCGATGGCTGCCGCGATGAACGGCATCGCCTTGCATCGCGGGCTCATCCCCTATGGCGGCACGTTCTTCGTGTTCACCGACTATTGCCGCCCGTCGATCCGCCTGTCGGCGCTGATGGGCCAGCGCGCCATCTATGTGATGACGCACGATTCGATCGGCCTTGGCGAAGACGGCCCCACGCACCAGCCGGTCGAACATCTCGCCGCCATGCGCGTGATCCCCAATCTGTGGACCCTGCGCCCGGCCGACGCGGTCGAAACGCTGGAAGCCTGGCAGATCGCGATCGCGCGCGACGACGGCCCGAGCGTGCTGTGCCTCACGCGCCAGAATCTGCCGACCTTGCGCACGGTCTACACGGCCGAAAACCAGACGGCCAAGGGCGGCTATGTATTGGCCGAAGCCGAAGGCGGCACACGTCAGGCAACCTTGATCGCGACCGGCTCGGAAGTGGCCATCGCCATGGAAGCACGCAAGCTCCTTGCGGCCGAAGGGATCCAAGCCGCCGTCGTGTCGATGCCGTGCCTCGAAGCTTTCGACCGCCAGACGGCCAAGTACCGCAAGGACGTGCTGGGACCGGCACGCACGCCGCGCATCGTGTGCGAAGCGGGCCTCTCGGCGGGCTGGGACAAATACATCGACGGCAAGGGTGCGTTCGTGGGCATGACGGGCTTTGGTGCTTCGGCACCCGCCCCCGATCTCTACAGACATTTCGGCATCACCGCCGAAGCGATCGCGGCGGCCGCCAAGAAGTCGATCTAGCATGCGCGATACGCTGCTTTTCGATCTCGACGGCACGCTGACCGATACGGACGCGCTGCATTTCGCCGCCTACGGCGAATTGCTCGCTCCGTTCGGCAAGTCGATCACGCTCGAGACCTACAAGCAGCGCATCATGGGGGCCGCCAACGCCGCGACGATGGCGTGGCTGCTGCCGGACGAAGACGCCGAAGAGATGTCGCAGCGCAAGGAACGGCTGTTCCGCGCGCGCGTCGACGAACTGACGCCCACCGCGGGGCTCGGACCTTTGCTCGCCTGGGCGGCAAAGCTCGGCTTGCGCACCGCCGTGGTGACCAACGCGATGCGCCCCAATACCGAGCTGATGCTGAAAGCGCTCAGGCTCGATGCACGCTTCGACACGATCGTCATCGCCGACGAGTTGGCGCGCGGCAAGCCCGATCCGCTGCCCTATACGACGGCGCTCGAACGGCTCGGCGTGGCCGCATCGCAAGCGCTCGCCTTCGAAGATTCGCGCGCCGGAATTGCCGCGGCGGTTGCCGCCGGCGTCGAAACGGTCGGGCTCACGACCGGGCTCGACGCCGCCACTTTGCGCGGCGTCGGCGCCCGCATCGCCGTCGCCGATTTTGCCGACCCGCAGCTTTCGACGCTGCTTGCCACGAGCTTCGGCTCCGCCCCCGCTTTACACTGAAGGAGACAATCGACATGGCTGTCAAAATCGCAATCAACGGTTTCGGTCGCATCGGCCGCCTCGTGCTGCGCGCGATCGCGGAATCGGGCCGCAAGGATTTGCAGGTCGTCGGCATCAACGATCTCGGGCCGGTGAAGTCCAACGCCCATCTGCTCAAGCACGATTCCGTGCACGGCCTCTATCCGCACGCGATCTCGACCGGCGACGATTGGATGGATGTGGGCCAGGGGCGCATCAAGGTCACGGCCGAGCGGGACCCTGCCAAGCTGCCGTGGAAGGAACTCGGCGTCGACATCGTGATGGAATGCACGGGCATCTTCACCAAGCGCGAACAGGCCGCCAAGCACATCGAAGCGGGTGCGCGCAAAGTGCTGATCTCGGCCCCCGCCGACGGCGTGGATCTCACGGTCGTCTACGGCGTGAACCACGACAAGCTCGCGGCCGGCCACACGATCGTGTCGAACGCGAGCTGCACCACGAACTGCCTCGCCCCCGTCGCCTTCGTGCTCAACGAAGCCTTCGGCATCGAAAAAGGCTTCATGACCACGATCCACGCCTACACGGGCGACCAGAGCACGGTCGACACGCTGCACAAGGATCTGCGCCGCGCGCGCGCGGCCGCCCTCTCGATGATCCCGACTTCGACCGGCGCCGCCAAGGCCGTGGGCCTGGT
Protein-coding regions in this window:
- the tkt gene encoding transketolase; translated protein: MSAAPDTKPTAAPLPLSDKQSQAHQRLAHAIRALAMDAVEKAKSGHPGMPMGMADVATVLWTKHLKFDPTSPSWPDRDRFVLSAGHGSMLLYALLHLTGYADMTLDEIKNFRQLGARTAGHPEYGHAEGIETTTGPLGQGLANAVGMALAERLLAARFGDAAVDHYTYVIAGDGCLMEGISHEAISLAGHLRLAKLIVLFDDNSISIDGPTDLTVSDDQVARFKASGWNAVAIDGHDPAAIDAAIAAAKTSDRPTMIACKTTIGYGAPTKAGTAGSHGAPLGAGEIAGARARLGWSHAPFEIPADILAEWRAAGEAGAPKRAAWERRVAKLEPEKKAEFRRTMDGKLPKGWLEACAAFKEKLSADKPNIATRVASQNALDLLTGIVPELVGGSADLTGSNNTKAKAQAAVTAANFAGGYIHYGVREHAMAAAMNGIALHRGLIPYGGTFFVFTDYCRPSIRLSALMGQRAIYVMTHDSIGLGEDGPTHQPVEHLAAMRVIPNLWTLRPADAVETLEAWQIAIARDDGPSVLCLTRQNLPTLRTVYTAENQTAKGGYVLAEAEGGTRQATLIATGSEVAIAMEARKLLAAEGIQAAVVSMPCLEAFDRQTAKYRKDVLGPARTPRIVCEAGLSAGWDKYIDGKGAFVGMTGFGASAPAPDLYRHFGITAEAIAAAAKKSI
- a CDS encoding HAD-IA family hydrolase, with translation MRDTLLFDLDGTLTDTDALHFAAYGELLAPFGKSITLETYKQRIMGAANAATMAWLLPDEDAEEMSQRKERLFRARVDELTPTAGLGPLLAWAAKLGLRTAVVTNAMRPNTELMLKALRLDARFDTIVIADELARGKPDPLPYTTALERLGVAASQALAFEDSRAGIAAAVAAGVETVGLTTGLDAATLRGVGARIAVADFADPQLSTLLATSFGSAPALH
- the gap gene encoding type I glyceraldehyde-3-phosphate dehydrogenase; translated protein: MAVKIAINGFGRIGRLVLRAIAESGRKDLQVVGINDLGPVKSNAHLLKHDSVHGLYPHAISTGDDWMDVGQGRIKVTAERDPAKLPWKELGVDIVMECTGIFTKREQAAKHIEAGARKVLISAPADGVDLTVVYGVNHDKLAAGHTIVSNASCTTNCLAPVAFVLNEAFGIEKGFMTTIHAYTGDQSTVDTLHKDLRRARAAALSMIPTSTGAAKAVGLVLPELKGKLDGTSIRVPTPNVSLIDFKFVTKRNVTVDEINNAVIAASANRLKGILETTTEELVSSDFNHNPASSTFDLTQTQVLEGNFVRVLAWYDNEWGFSNRMSDTAIAMAKLG